Below is a window of Haloglycomyces albus DSM 45210 DNA.
TCGGCGTCATCGTCGTCGCGCTTGTCCTGGTCGGATCGGCCACTCTGCTGGACCGCACGATCCCCGATCTCGCCAAGCCCACCGGCAACGACGTCCTCTTGGACAACGGGGATACGGTCGCCCGAATTGAGCTCACCGAAGGATGGCGCATCGACAGGCATAGCAGCAGTCCACCCGAATCGGTGGCTCTGGAACACGGACAGGTCCGCTTCCATGCGCGCCTGGCGTCGTTTCCCACTGAGGCGACTCAATACCAAATCTGGACCGGCTTCGTGAAAACTCTGCGGGTCACCCTGCCGTCGGGCACACTCACCCCGCCGAAGGAAATCGTCTCCTCAAGCGGCGTCAAGGGACTGGCCGCTTCCTATCAAAGGGACGGCGAACACGGCGAGGTGTACGCGTTTCCCAACCAGAAGTCGAACGCAGCGGTGGAGATGATCCTGCTCGGGCCACAGGATACCGGTGATCGCAACTGGACCGCCGCGGTCGAGGTGGCCGAATCCATGACCTTCGGGGAGACCGCATGACTTCCGAATCGGCTGTATCTGCCCGGTTGGCGAGCGCCGAACCGGATCACCGTTATCACTGGTCGGCACTGTTGGTAATCCTTATCGGCTTGGCGGCGGGGGCCTGGAGTCTGGGACGAAATTTCGCCGCCACCGTGTGGGTGTTCGCGGGTGCCGCCGCCTTGAACGTGGTCTTCTTGAGTATCAGCCTCGTGGTGGGGCTATGGCTGGCGCGCCGCCTCATGCGCCCGGTGGCGGCTCCGCCGTGGTCGGGGACCTGGATCGCCGTTCTCTGGGGCGGATTGGGAGCGATCGGAATCTCCCTGGCCGCCAACACGGCGTTGACGTCGTTTGTCACCAAAGCGCTGGGTTTTGATATCGCGTCCGAATGGGGTTCCGCCCTGGTGGCTCCCATCAATGAGGAGACCGCGAAGTTGCTCGGCGTGATACTTCTGGCCGCCGTATCCACCCGTTTGGTTCGGAGTCCTTCGGACGGTTTCGTATACGGAGCGCTCGTGGGGCTCGGGTTCCAGGTGGTCGAAAACCTCACCTACGGTTTGAACTCCATTCTGGGAGCGGGCGGTGTCGATCCGGCCGCCATGAGCACACTGGTGTTCGGGCTGCGTACAGGGACGGGGTTCTGGGGTTCTCATTGGGCCATGAGCGCGGTGGCGGGAGCCGGAATCGGCTATCTTGTCGCCAACCGGGGGCGTTCTCGGTCTCGGCGTGCCACCGTCGCCGTCTCATGCTGGCTTCTGGCCATGGCGATGCACTGGCAGTTCAATTCGCCGTTGCTGTCGGATCCGCAATACCTGTTTTATGTGAAAAGTACCCTCAATCTGGTGATCGCCCTGGTGGTTTTCCTTGTCGCACGGCGGGCGTTCCGCACGCACTGGAAATACGGGGCCGCCGACGAGGTCGATCGCGGTGCTCTGTTTCCCCAGGAAGCCACGGCGCTCTCCCGACGACGGGCGCGAGCACGTTATCTCAGGCGCTATTCTCGGCCCGGCCGACAGCGGTACCTGCTGCATCTTCTGTTGCGGCGGCAACTGCGGCTGTTGGAAGATCGGGCGGCCGGTTGCCCGGGGGACGCGGCCGAGCCGCAGCGCGCCGATATCGCGGACATTCGGGCGACGATGGCCGTATCCGAGTCACACGAAAGCGGGTGAGGGTCCGCCCGTTCGGGCGAACCCTTCGGCTTTAATTCGACTCGTCGAACGACATACTGATCGAGTTGATGCAGAATCGGTCGTCGGTGGGCGTGTCAAAGCCTTCACCGTGGAAGACGTGGCCCAAGTGGCCGTCGCAGTTCGCGCAGCGCACCTCTACTCGAGGACGTTCGGGTAGCGAATGGTCCTCGATGTAACGAACCCGATCTTTCGCCAAGGGAGCGTAGAAGGCGGGCCATCCGCAGTGGCTGTCGAATTTCGTCTCCGAGGTGAACAGTTCGGCGTCGCAGGCGCGGCATCGGTACACGCCCTGGCGTTTCTCCTCTACCAGTTCGCCGCTCCACGGCCGTTCGGTGCCGCTCTCACGCAGCACGGCGTATTCGTCCGGTGTGAGGACCTCACGCCAGTTGATCTCTTCAGAACTCATAACTTCTTTGTACCCCTTTCGAGTCGGGCTACATCGCGCCCGATTCCCGAACGTGACTCACCGTATGCGTGTCGAGCGGTTCTACAGCTGTCGCAGCCGTGTGAGTTCCAGGGCGGTGCCCAGCGCCGCCTGTACCGCCTCGAAGCCTTTGTCCTCTTTCGAATCAGGGTAACCGGCTCGGTCGAGGGCCTGCTGTTGATTTTCCACTGTCAGCACCCCGTGTGCGACCGGAGTCGACTCGTCGAGGGCCACGCGTGTCAAACCGTCGGTGACCGAGCGGTTCACGTATTCGAAGTGTGCCGTCCCCCCGCGGATCACGACCCCGAGTGCCACGACCGCATCGAAACGACGGGCCAAGGCCTGCGCTACCACGGGCAGTTCCACCGCTCCCGCCACTCGGACGACTTCGGCTTCTTCCAAACCGGCGTCCTGTGCCGCCGTCAGCGCACGATCGAGCATCTGGTCCACCACCTCGCGATTCCAGGCGGTAACGGCGATTCCCAGGCTCAGCCCGCGTGCGTTAAGGTGCGCGGCTTCGGGGCGTCCGTCTCCGGCCATCAGGCGACTCCTTCCAGCTCCGTGGGCAGTCCGCTGATGAGGTGGCCCATACGGTCGCGTTTGGTCTGGAGGTATTTG
It encodes the following:
- a CDS encoding PrsW family intramembrane metalloprotease — encoded protein: MTSESAVSARLASAEPDHRYHWSALLVILIGLAAGAWSLGRNFAATVWVFAGAAALNVVFLSISLVVGLWLARRLMRPVAAPPWSGTWIAVLWGGLGAIGISLAANTALTSFVTKALGFDIASEWGSALVAPINEETAKLLGVILLAAVSTRLVRSPSDGFVYGALVGLGFQVVENLTYGLNSILGAGGVDPAAMSTLVFGLRTGTGFWGSHWAMSAVAGAGIGYLVANRGRSRSRRATVAVSCWLLAMAMHWQFNSPLLSDPQYLFYVKSTLNLVIALVVFLVARRAFRTHWKYGAADEVDRGALFPQEATALSRRRARARYLRRYSRPGRQRYLLHLLLRRQLRLLEDRAAGCPGDAAEPQRADIADIRATMAVSESHESG
- the msrB gene encoding peptide-methionine (R)-S-oxide reductase MsrB; protein product: MSSEEINWREVLTPDEYAVLRESGTERPWSGELVEEKRQGVYRCRACDAELFTSETKFDSHCGWPAFYAPLAKDRVRYIEDHSLPERPRVEVRCANCDGHLGHVFHGEGFDTPTDDRFCINSISMSFDESN
- the ribH gene encoding 6,7-dimethyl-8-ribityllumazine synthase produces the protein MAGDGRPEAAHLNARGLSLGIAVTAWNREVVDQMLDRALTAAQDAGLEEAEVVRVAGAVELPVVAQALARRFDAVVALGVVIRGGTAHFEYVNRSVTDGLTRVALDESTPVAHGVLTVENQQQALDRAGYPDSKEDKGFEAVQAALGTALELTRLRQL